The Stratiformator vulcanicus genome has a segment encoding these proteins:
- a CDS encoding helix-turn-helix domain-containing protein, whose translation MAIPEKKSQHFSPKELAKAISASESSVKRWIDDGKLKAVKTAGGHRRIAMGDAFRFIRENDQKLIDPASLGLGAIATVDFSDPAEIRTQYLEALESGDEPTTTGIVCHLHLLDRSIAAICDEPVHWAFRDLRSRCTHPSEECVVLHRGQSNSIHALQRLRELVVQPKTDAPSALLADIGYEIDGLSTYLAETVFADAGITCTQLGLSVPEAVLNGAISRVKPDVVWVSAMGGKQAQPEVVKKRLLEVGRLTAEQGSRLVLMGDAICSAREFGETPPTIINDMGELAAFADGMFIKAS comes from the coding sequence GTGGCTATACCTGAGAAAAAATCGCAGCACTTCAGTCCGAAGGAACTCGCCAAGGCCATTTCGGCCAGCGAGTCCTCGGTGAAACGCTGGATCGACGACGGAAAACTCAAGGCGGTGAAAACGGCCGGGGGTCACCGACGCATCGCCATGGGGGATGCGTTTCGCTTTATCAGGGAGAACGATCAGAAGCTGATCGACCCGGCGTCACTCGGTCTCGGGGCGATCGCGACCGTCGATTTCAGCGATCCTGCGGAGATTCGCACGCAGTATCTCGAAGCGCTCGAATCGGGCGACGAGCCGACCACGACAGGCATCGTCTGCCACCTGCACCTGCTCGACCGGTCGATCGCCGCGATCTGCGATGAGCCGGTGCATTGGGCATTTCGAGACCTGCGCAGCCGTTGCACGCACCCGAGCGAAGAGTGCGTCGTGCTGCACCGCGGGCAGTCGAACAGCATTCACGCTCTGCAGCGACTCCGGGAGTTGGTCGTCCAACCGAAGACCGATGCGCCGTCCGCCTTGCTGGCCGATATCGGCTACGAGATCGATGGCCTGTCGACTTATCTGGCCGAGACGGTTTTCGCCGATGCCGGGATAACCTGCACGCAACTGGGCCTGTCAGTGCCGGAGGCGGTTCTCAACGGCGCGATCTCGCGGGTGAAGCCCGATGTCGTGTGGGTTTCGGCAATGGGCGGAAAACAGGCGCAGCCCGAGGTCGTGAAAAAACGCCTGCTGGAGGTCGGTCGCCTCACTGCGGAGCAGGGAAGTCGGCTCGTCTTGATGGGCGACGCGATCTGTTCGGCTCGAGAATTCGGCGAAACGCCGCCGACGATCATCAACGATATGGGAGAACTCGCCGCATTCGCTGACGGCATGTTTATCAAAGCCAGCTAG
- a CDS encoding FeoA family protein yields the protein MRTLRQLGRGETGTVVEVRGEDAVAIRLMEMGITEGESMTFRGAAPLGDPLEFLLRGYHLSLRASEADRVVISES from the coding sequence ATGCGTACGCTCAGGCAGCTCGGACGGGGCGAGACGGGAACGGTGGTCGAGGTCCGCGGGGAGGATGCCGTCGCCATCCGCCTGATGGAGATGGGGATCACCGAAGGTGAGTCGATGACTTTCCGCGGGGCGGCTCCGCTGGGCGACCCACTCGAGTTCCTGCTCCGCGGCTACCATCTCTCCCTGCGAGCGAGCGAAGCTGACCGCGTCGTGATTTCCGAATCCTGA
- a CDS encoding endonuclease domain-containing protein, whose amino-acid sequence MNTAGDGPAFAERRAKELRQTLTGPERVLWNGLRGRRFAGLKFRRQHPIGPYIVDFYCDAKKLVVELDGASHDSRGEYDKARQSWIESEGYKMLRISNDDVLQNLEESLLAIAKAAGLNPGDIDDRFRNKK is encoded by the coding sequence ATGAACACTGCTGGAGACGGACCGGCTTTCGCCGAGAGGCGTGCGAAAGAGCTGCGGCAAACTCTGACCGGCCCTGAGCGAGTGCTCTGGAACGGGCTTCGCGGCCGTCGGTTTGCCGGGCTGAAATTTCGCCGACAACATCCGATAGGACCTTACATCGTCGACTTCTACTGCGATGCGAAAAAACTGGTCGTCGAACTCGACGGCGCGAGCCATGACAGCCGTGGCGAATATGACAAAGCCCGGCAGTCGTGGATCGAGAGCGAGGGCTATAAGATGCTGAGAATTTCTAATGACGATGTCCTGCAGAATCTTGAAGAGTCGCTGTTGGCAATCGCAAAGGCGGCTGGACTGAACCCGGGAGATATCGACGATCGATTTCGGAATAAGAAATAG
- the pyrH gene encoding UMP kinase, whose amino-acid sequence MAQSAPYKRVLLKVSGECFCRSGESGLSMAEIGVLVDQIKAVTEQGVELAIVCGGGNILRGKQFADVSRGIKQPTAHYMGMLATVINGLALQDALESVDVPTRLQSSIPMDSVAEPFIRRRCDRHLEKGRVVILAAGTGRPFVTTDTAAALGAREIEADVVLKATKVDGVYSEDPLKNPHAVLYSEISYADVLSQNLKVMDVTAIHHCQEAEIPIVVFNYQKPGNIARAVAGERIGTRVLPATQISSNA is encoded by the coding sequence ATGGCTCAATCTGCTCCCTACAAACGCGTGCTGCTCAAAGTCAGCGGCGAATGCTTCTGCCGCAGTGGCGAATCGGGCCTCAGCATGGCCGAGATCGGCGTACTCGTCGATCAAATCAAAGCCGTGACCGAGCAGGGCGTCGAACTGGCGATTGTGTGCGGCGGTGGGAATATTTTGCGCGGCAAACAGTTCGCCGATGTCAGTCGCGGCATCAAACAACCGACGGCCCACTACATGGGGATGCTGGCGACGGTCATCAACGGGCTCGCCCTGCAGGATGCCCTCGAAAGCGTCGACGTTCCGACGCGGCTGCAATCGTCCATCCCGATGGACTCCGTGGCCGAACCCTTTATCCGACGTCGCTGTGACCGGCATTTGGAAAAAGGCCGCGTCGTCATCCTCGCCGCCGGCACCGGGCGCCCCTTTGTGACGACCGACACCGCCGCGGCTCTGGGAGCCCGAGAGATTGAAGCCGATGTCGTCCTGAAGGCCACCAAGGTCGATGGCGTTTACAGCGAAGATCCGCTCAAGAACCCGCACGCGGTGCTGTACTCGGAAATCTCTTACGCCGATGTCCTGTCGCAAAATCTGAAGGTGATGGACGTCACGGCCATTCACCACTGCCAGGAAGCCGAAATCCCGATCGTCGTTTTCAACTACCAAAAGCCGGGCAACATCGCTCGCGCCGTCGCCGGCGAACGAATCGGTACGCGGGTCCTCCCCGCAACGCAAATCTCAAGCAACGCTTGA
- a CDS encoding ribonucleoside-diphosphate reductase subunit alpha, which translates to MIQKMTEEWLVKKRDGRVAPFDRSFIENALEKAFRAEQNLADGQPLDKDIKQDIATITDELLEEVAPLAQTPTGITVEKIQDFVEMGLMRHGHFRVARRYIVYRAEHAKIRALRPPVEIAEEEEPAQPSLHVTLDDGTRIPFDENRARRRIAEACRGLDAECSVDELLEEVMRSVYDGISRTEMYRAMILAARSRIERDPAYDTVAARLMLMVIHNETLGQHPGADDLERVYRHGFEHYIIDGVAAERLSTDVRQFDLQELGRALKPQRDHQFKYLGLQTIYDRYLLHIDGRRIETPQFFWMRVAMGLALGEGDDKTERAIEFYDVLSSFRFTSATPTLFNSATLHPQMSSCYLTTVSDDLDHIFKCVQDNAKLSKWAGGLGNDWTNIRATNSHIKGTNGQSQGVIPFLKVVNDTAVAVNQGGKRKGAVCSYLETWHLDLEEFLDLRKNTGDDRRRTHDMHTANWIPDLFMKRVREEGEWTLFSPNDVPDLHDLYGKAFEERYEHYERLADAGKIKLFRRVTAADLWRKMLTRLFETGHPWVTFKDPSNVRSPQDHAGVVHSSNLCTEILLNTSKDETAVCNLGSINLRRHVVDGKFDQELLADTIRVAMRMLDNVIDINFYPTEEAKNANHRHRPVGLGVMGFQDAVAAQGISYASEAAVEFADESMEAISYYAILASTELARERGTYSSYEGSKWDRGLLPIDTIDLLEEQRGMPVQVDRSSKLDWNLVRQAVKSHGMRNSNCMAIAPTATISTIIGVTQSIEPHYKHLFVKSNLSGEFTQVNVELVSELKERGLWCPDLLEALKYFDGALAEIPGLPEDIKARYQTAFEIDPHWLLECAARRQKWIDQGQSLNLYMQAPSGKKLSGMYFDAWEKGLKTTYYLRTLAATQVEKSTIDINKFGVQPRWMKNKSASSAIDVNFNREAKQPAVVSSGYAEGDACDPNNPDCEACQ; encoded by the coding sequence ATGATCCAGAAAATGACCGAAGAATGGCTCGTGAAAAAACGTGACGGACGGGTCGCCCCGTTCGATCGCAGTTTCATCGAGAACGCACTCGAAAAAGCGTTCCGGGCCGAACAGAACCTCGCCGACGGCCAGCCGCTTGATAAGGACATCAAGCAGGACATCGCCACCATCACCGACGAACTTCTCGAAGAAGTCGCCCCGCTGGCTCAAACGCCGACCGGCATCACCGTCGAGAAGATTCAAGACTTCGTTGAAATGGGTTTGATGCGGCACGGGCACTTCCGCGTTGCCCGCCGCTACATCGTTTACCGGGCCGAGCACGCCAAGATTCGTGCCCTTCGTCCCCCGGTCGAAATCGCCGAGGAAGAGGAACCGGCGCAGCCGTCGCTGCATGTGACGCTCGACGACGGCACGCGCATTCCGTTCGATGAGAACCGCGCCCGCCGACGGATCGCCGAAGCCTGTCGCGGGCTCGACGCCGAATGCAGCGTCGACGAACTGCTCGAAGAGGTCATGCGATCGGTTTACGACGGCATCAGCCGAACCGAGATGTATCGGGCCATGATTCTGGCGGCCCGCAGCCGTATTGAGCGGGACCCCGCCTACGACACCGTCGCCGCCCGACTGATGTTGATGGTCATTCACAACGAGACCCTCGGCCAGCATCCCGGTGCCGACGATCTCGAACGGGTTTATCGACACGGCTTCGAGCACTACATCATCGATGGCGTTGCTGCCGAGCGGCTCTCGACCGATGTTCGCCAGTTCGACCTGCAGGAACTCGGCCGGGCCCTCAAGCCGCAGCGCGATCACCAGTTCAAATACCTCGGTCTGCAAACGATCTACGACCGCTACCTGCTGCACATTGACGGTCGACGGATCGAAACGCCGCAGTTCTTCTGGATGCGGGTCGCGATGGGCCTCGCCCTCGGCGAAGGGGACGACAAGACCGAGCGGGCGATCGAGTTCTACGACGTCCTGAGCAGTTTCCGCTTCACCAGCGCCACGCCCACGCTGTTTAATTCCGCCACGCTGCATCCGCAGATGTCGTCCTGCTACCTCACCACGGTTTCAGACGACCTCGACCATATCTTTAAGTGTGTGCAGGACAACGCCAAGCTCTCGAAATGGGCCGGCGGACTGGGCAACGACTGGACGAACATTCGGGCCACCAACTCGCACATTAAAGGCACCAACGGTCAGAGCCAAGGCGTCATCCCGTTCTTAAAAGTCGTCAACGACACCGCCGTCGCCGTGAATCAGGGCGGCAAGCGCAAAGGAGCCGTTTGCAGTTACCTGGAAACTTGGCACCTCGACCTCGAAGAATTTCTTGACCTTCGCAAGAACACCGGGGATGACCGTCGGCGGACGCATGACATGCACACCGCCAACTGGATTCCCGACCTGTTTATGAAACGGGTTCGCGAGGAAGGTGAATGGACGCTGTTCAGCCCGAACGACGTCCCCGACCTGCACGATCTTTATGGTAAAGCGTTTGAAGAACGCTACGAGCATTACGAACGGCTCGCCGATGCAGGAAAAATTAAACTCTTCCGTCGCGTCACCGCGGCCGACCTTTGGCGGAAGATGCTGACCCGCCTGTTCGAAACGGGGCACCCGTGGGTCACATTTAAAGACCCCTCAAACGTCCGCAGCCCGCAGGATCACGCCGGCGTCGTCCACAGCAGCAACCTCTGCACTGAGATTCTGCTCAACACCAGCAAGGACGAAACGGCCGTCTGCAACCTCGGCTCGATTAACCTGCGGCGACACGTCGTCGACGGGAAATTCGACCAGGAATTGCTTGCCGACACGATCCGCGTGGCCATGCGGATGCTGGATAATGTGATCGATATTAATTTCTACCCCACCGAAGAAGCCAAGAATGCCAATCATCGCCACCGCCCGGTGGGCCTCGGCGTGATGGGGTTCCAGGACGCCGTCGCAGCGCAAGGCATCAGCTACGCGAGCGAGGCGGCGGTCGAGTTCGCCGACGAGAGCATGGAAGCGATCAGCTACTATGCGATTCTCGCCTCGACGGAACTTGCCCGCGAGCGCGGCACCTATTCGAGCTATGAGGGCTCGAAGTGGGACCGCGGGCTGTTGCCGATCGACACAATCGACCTCCTGGAGGAGCAGCGGGGGATGCCCGTCCAGGTCGACCGTTCGTCGAAACTCGACTGGAACCTTGTCCGTCAGGCCGTTAAGTCGCACGGCATGAGGAACTCCAACTGCATGGCCATCGCCCCGACGGCGACGATCTCCACGATCATCGGCGTCACCCAGTCGATCGAACCGCACTACAAGCACCTGTTCGTGAAGTCGAACCTCTCCGGCGAATTCACCCAGGTGAATGTCGAACTGGTCAGCGAACTGAAAGAACGTGGCCTGTGGTGCCCCGACCTGCTCGAAGCCCTGAAGTACTTCGACGGCGCACTCGCCGAAATCCCCGGCCTGCCCGAGGACATTAAAGCCCGCTATCAAACGGCCTTCGAGATCGACCCGCACTGGCTCCTCGAATGTGCCGCCCGCCGGCAGAAGTGGATCGACCAGGGCCAAAGCCTCAACCTCTATATGCAGGCTCCCAGCGGCAAGAAACTCTCCGGCATGTACTTCGACGCGTGGGAGAAAGGCCTTAAGACGACCTACTACCTCCGCACCCTCGCGGCCACGCAGGTCGAAAAGAGCACGATCGACATTAATAAATTCGGCGTCCAACCCCGCTGGATGAAAAACAAAAGCGCCTCCAGCGCCATCGACGTCAACTTCAACCGAGAAGCCAAACAACCCGCCGTCGTGTCATCAGGCTATGCGGAAGGCGATGCCTGCGACCCAAACAACCCGGATTGTGAGGCTTGTCAGTAA
- a CDS encoding FeoA family protein, with protein sequence MICPAPTVPLDMLRSGEAGQVTEILGDVGSVNRIEEMGLRRGTIIRVLQSGSPLILAHGNHRLCFRPEPSTTVLVDLIPGEPAPMRDSSPSTFA encoded by the coding sequence GTGATCTGTCCTGCCCCTACCGTCCCCCTCGATATGCTCCGGTCCGGCGAAGCCGGTCAGGTCACCGAGATTCTCGGCGACGTCGGTTCGGTGAACCGGATCGAAGAGATGGGATTGCGGCGCGGCACGATCATCCGCGTATTGCAGTCGGGTTCGCCGCTCATCCTGGCGCACGGCAATCATCGGCTCTGCTTCCGCCCGGAGCCTTCGACGACCGTGCTCGTCGATCTGATTCCCGGCGAACCGGCACCGATGCGTGATTCGTCACCTTCCACCTTTGCCTGA